The proteins below come from a single Desulfurobacterium atlanticum genomic window:
- a CDS encoding MBL fold metallo-hydrolase, which yields MEIKIYPLGMLAVNTLLVFDEDSREAFIVDPAGELDDIISEVDRKELKIKYIINTHEHPDHTAKNAWAKLTFPEAKLVMHPETAKTVNMWIESDFGKSIGAEYSPEPDLKVNEGDVLSIGNKEFKIFHTPGHSPGSICIYNPESNFVIVGDLIFKGSIGRYDLPGSNYEELKQSIIKLLSNVEKDTTIIPGHGPTTTVEEELLDNPFIREIVS from the coding sequence ATGGAGATAAAGATTTATCCACTGGGAATGTTAGCAGTTAACACTCTTCTTGTGTTTGATGAAGATAGCAGAGAAGCCTTTATAGTTGACCCTGCTGGAGAGCTTGATGACATAATTTCTGAAGTTGACAGGAAAGAATTGAAAATAAAGTACATAATCAACACCCACGAACACCCTGACCACACAGCAAAAAATGCCTGGGCAAAACTCACATTTCCAGAAGCCAAACTTGTAATGCACCCTGAAACTGCAAAAACAGTAAACATGTGGATAGAATCGGATTTTGGAAAAAGTATAGGAGCAGAATATTCTCCGGAACCAGACTTAAAAGTTAATGAAGGAGATGTTTTAAGTATAGGTAATAAAGAATTTAAAATATTCCATACTCCAGGACACTCTCCCGGAAGTATCTGTATATATAACCCTGAAAGCAACTTTGTTATTGTGGGAGACCTTATTTTCAAAGGGAGTATTGGCAGATATGACCTTCCAGGAAGCAACTATGAAGAGTTAAAACAATCAATAATCAAACTTTTAAGTAATGTGGAAAAAGACACAACCATAATCCCGGGACACGGACCAACCACAACAGTAGAGGAAGAGCTTCTTGACAATCCTTTCATTAGGGAGATTGTCTCGTGA
- a CDS encoding metal-dependent hydrolase codes for MTTGTHILAGVIAALYLNLPVLPAVIGSVIPDIDIKNGFPKKRNLFNTHRGITHHIAIPVTLIALSFYLKETNFSLIYKNLLSFSIGYTTHILLDTLTPLGIPYTHKFYPRISLKVFRSNKISEIIVFLALLLILTTVLNKKKLNLNSLIGEENISIINSVLK; via the coding sequence GTGACAACTGGAACCCATATTCTCGCAGGAGTTATAGCTGCACTTTATCTAAACCTGCCTGTTCTTCCTGCAGTGATTGGATCAGTAATCCCTGATATAGATATAAAAAATGGATTTCCAAAGAAAAGAAACCTTTTTAATACACACAGAGGAATAACCCACCACATTGCAATTCCTGTTACACTAATAGCTTTAAGCTTCTACTTAAAAGAAACTAACTTCAGTCTAATCTACAAAAACCTACTATCATTCTCTATAGGATACACAACCCACATTCTACTTGACACATTAACTCCTCTTGGTATTCCGTACACTCATAAATTTTACCCAAGAATATCTCTTAAAGTTTTTAGAAGCAATAAGATAAGTGAGATAATTGTATTTTTAGCGCTACTTTTAATCTTAACTACTGTTCTAAACAAAAAGAAGCTTAATTTAAATTCTCTGATAGGAGAAGAAAATATTTCTATTATTAACAGTGTGCTAAAATAG
- the fsa gene encoding fructose-6-phosphate aldolase, which yields MKFFIDTADINEIKKAYELGLIDGVTTNPTLIAKTGKPFMEVAKEILELVDGPVSLEVVSLDAKGMVDEARVLAKLGDNVVIKIPMTTEGLKAVKILSEEEIKTNVTLVFSPLQALLAAKAGATYVSPFVGRLDDIGHDGMDLISQIVEIYSNYGFSTEIIVASIRHPKHVLEAALIGADIATIPFKVISQLAKHPLTDKGIERFLEDWANVPDKDSIFK from the coding sequence ATGAAATTCTTCATAGATACGGCTGATATAAACGAGATAAAAAAAGCTTATGAACTTGGATTAATTGACGGAGTAACAACCAACCCAACACTAATAGCAAAAACAGGTAAACCTTTTATGGAAGTTGCAAAGGAGATACTGGAACTTGTTGACGGTCCTGTAAGCCTTGAAGTTGTTAGTCTTGATGCAAAAGGAATGGTGGATGAAGCAAGAGTTTTAGCAAAGCTTGGAGACAATGTTGTTATAAAAATCCCTATGACAACAGAGGGACTTAAAGCTGTAAAAATTCTCTCTGAAGAGGAAATTAAAACAAACGTAACTTTGGTTTTCTCCCCCCTTCAGGCACTTTTAGCAGCAAAGGCAGGAGCAACGTATGTTTCTCCTTTTGTCGGAAGACTAGACGACATAGGCCACGACGGTATGGATCTTATATCTCAAATAGTTGAGATATATAGTAATTACGGCTTCTCAACAGAAATAATAGTTGCAAGTATAAGACATCCAAAACACGTACTTGAAGCTGCCCTTATAGGTGCAGATATAGCAACAATTCCTTTTAAAGTTATAAGTCAGCTTGCAAAACATCCATTAACAGATAAGGGCATAGAAAGATTCCTTGAGGACTGGGCAAACGTTCCAGATAAGGATTCTATTTTCAAATAA
- a CDS encoding thiamine pyrophosphate-dependent enzyme, which produces MRKALLGNEAMAWGMVAANVDTMAAYPGTPSSEILETYQKLINDLNLPAYAEWSTNEKVAFETAYAAAISGKRAACGMKMVGLNVASDSLMSAAYIGNKGSFLIFSADDPGFYSSQTEQDSRYFAKFARIPALDPASPQDALNLTIKGIEISEQFEIPVLLRPVLRVCHGRQIVEIPDFKFQGRKGNFERDINRWAAVPREPRLKQGYELLEKIEKIALYNFEHFLKPQIEKLNKTKFLIVASGTCYSFAKEVIEDNNLPVDILKIDMPTPLPVDNLKEIIKQYETVIVFEETYPLIEEQIKPVGNVKGKLTGDVFNIDEVTHERIAETLKKNGILKKNIYTGIPFKNTPPKRKPALCPGCPHRTVFYAIKKVFGEKAVYPSDIGCYTLGLNQKAVDTILCMGAAAGLGGGISIADPDKTVVATIGDSTFLHSGIHPLINSIANKHKYILVIMDNSTVAMTGLQPTPERIGGVEITKVVEGCGVEPLILNYDGTVKTTIDFFKKVKEKYEKSQLPVVAVVKEFCTFDREKVNLPGIFAKVDETKCTGCGYCIETFGCPAFEWKNDKVTVNRYFCVGCSVCLDGVCPFNAFVEDRR; this is translated from the coding sequence ATGAGAAAGGCACTTCTTGGAAATGAGGCAATGGCGTGGGGAATGGTTGCTGCAAATGTTGACACCATGGCAGCCTACCCTGGCACTCCAAGTTCTGAAATTCTTGAAACATACCAGAAACTGATAAATGACCTGAACCTGCCGGCTTATGCAGAATGGTCAACAAATGAAAAAGTTGCCTTTGAAACAGCCTACGCTGCAGCAATAAGCGGAAAAAGAGCCGCCTGTGGGATGAAAATGGTTGGACTTAACGTGGCTTCTGATTCCCTCATGAGCGCAGCTTACATCGGAAACAAAGGAAGCTTTCTTATCTTTTCTGCTGATGACCCGGGATTTTACAGCTCTCAAACAGAACAGGACTCAAGATATTTCGCAAAGTTTGCAAGAATTCCAGCTCTTGACCCAGCCTCTCCACAGGATGCACTAAATCTCACCATTAAAGGAATTGAAATCTCTGAGCAGTTTGAAATACCCGTTCTACTAAGACCTGTTTTAAGAGTCTGTCACGGAAGACAGATAGTTGAGATACCTGACTTTAAATTTCAAGGAAGAAAAGGAAACTTTGAAAGAGATATAAATCGCTGGGCAGCCGTTCCAAGAGAACCAAGACTCAAGCAGGGATATGAACTTCTTGAAAAAATTGAAAAGATAGCCCTTTACAATTTTGAACATTTTCTTAAACCACAAATAGAAAAGCTAAACAAAACAAAATTCCTCATAGTAGCATCAGGAACCTGCTACAGTTTTGCAAAAGAGGTGATAGAAGACAACAACCTTCCAGTAGATATCTTAAAGATAGATATGCCAACACCATTACCTGTTGACAACCTTAAAGAGATTATCAAACAGTATGAAACTGTCATCGTTTTTGAAGAAACATATCCACTTATAGAAGAACAGATAAAACCGGTCGGAAACGTAAAAGGAAAACTTACAGGAGATGTTTTTAACATTGATGAAGTAACTCATGAACGTATAGCAGAAACCTTAAAGAAAAACGGTATTCTGAAAAAGAATATCTATACCGGAATTCCCTTTAAAAATACACCTCCAAAAAGAAAACCGGCACTTTGTCCCGGATGTCCACACAGAACGGTATTTTACGCTATTAAAAAGGTATTCGGAGAAAAAGCAGTTTATCCTTCAGATATAGGTTGTTACACACTTGGACTTAATCAGAAAGCGGTTGACACAATACTCTGCATGGGAGCAGCTGCAGGACTTGGAGGAGGAATATCCATAGCAGACCCTGATAAAACTGTAGTTGCAACCATAGGAGACTCAACATTCCTCCATTCAGGCATACATCCCCTTATAAACAGCATAGCCAACAAACACAAATATATCCTTGTAATAATGGATAACAGCACCGTAGCAATGACAGGCCTTCAGCCAACTCCAGAAAGAATAGGAGGAGTTGAAATAACTAAAGTGGTAGAAGGGTGTGGCGTGGAACCGTTAATACTCAACTATGACGGAACAGTAAAAACCACAATAGATTTTTTCAAAAAGGTAAAAGAGAAATATGAGAAAAGTCAATTACCGGTAGTAGCTGTAGTAAAAGAGTTCTGCACATTTGACAGAGAAAAAGTTAACCTGCCTGGCATTTTTGCAAAAGTTGATGAAACTAAATGTACCGGCTGCGGCTACTGTATAGAAACATTTGGCTGCCCTGCGTTTGAGTGGAAAAACGATAAAGTAACAGTAAACAGATACTTCTGTGTCGGATGCAGTGTATGCCTTGACGGTGTATGTCCGTTTAATGCTTTTGTGGAGGATAGAAGATGA
- a CDS encoding indolepyruvate oxidoreductase subunit beta: protein MKYQIVLTGVGGQGTIFLVKLLAQCALNKNIPFIGTETHGMAQKGGTVISYLKIGDFYAPLVGKGQADIIIGLYPTETLRFLEYLKKDGKVITNVTDNFNLPKMENLNIFTVNGSRLAVNGEINPKSLNVFILGYTLQKSPDFPFTKEEIEDGIKAINAKFADTNIKAFNKGFYYRENL, encoded by the coding sequence ATGAAATATCAGATAGTCCTTACAGGGGTTGGAGGGCAGGGAACGATATTCCTTGTTAAATTACTCGCTCAATGTGCCCTTAATAAGAACATACCGTTTATCGGAACAGAAACTCACGGAATGGCACAAAAAGGAGGAACGGTTATCTCCTATCTTAAAATAGGAGATTTCTACGCTCCCCTTGTAGGAAAAGGGCAGGCAGATATTATTATAGGACTTTACCCAACAGAAACATTGAGATTTCTTGAATATTTAAAAAAAGACGGAAAAGTCATAACAAACGTAACTGATAACTTTAACTTACCAAAGATGGAAAACCTTAATATCTTTACTGTAAACGGCTCAAGGTTAGCTGTAAATGGAGAGATTAATCCTAAATCCCTCAATGTTTTCATCCTGGGCTATACCCTCCAGAAATCTCCCGATTTTCCCTTCACAAAAGAGGAAATTGAAGATGGGATAAAAGCTATAAACGCAAAATTTGCCGATACAAATATTAAAGCTTTTAACAAAGGCTTTTATTACAGGGAGAACCTTTAA
- a CDS encoding phenylacetate--CoA ligase family protein produces the protein MFQRLIETMPRERIERLQLERLKRTISRIKEKNSFYWEKIGKVEVEDIKSLDDIKQLPFLTKEDLRKGYPFGFACGHQSEFVRFHMSSGTTGTPVVNPYTPKDIDQWGEIMARCLAAAGITFKDVLQITPSFGLFNGGFGFHYGAEKIGCFVVPIGPGRTFLQLKFFKDFNTTALAGIASYPLRIIEVAKEEGFDFSETSLRVGIFGAEVWSEEMRRYIEKEMGIEAFDIIGMTETGGVGLGIECSFHSGIHVWEDHYFIEIINPETGEVLPDGEEGEMVVTTLTREGLPLIRYRTRDITKIVSRERCECGRTHIKVARIKGRTDDMLKVKGVCFYPKQIEEIVMKYPEILPDYQIVIGKSEGKDFVKVVVETERIDQYLKNRLEEEIYSTLGLHVDIVLVKKGEIERKPGKVVRVRKEGDL, from the coding sequence ATGTTTCAACGGCTTATTGAAACAATGCCAAGGGAGCGTATTGAAAGGTTACAGCTTGAAAGGTTAAAAAGGACGATAAGCAGGATAAAGGAAAAAAACAGCTTCTACTGGGAAAAGATAGGGAAGGTGGAGGTTGAAGATATAAAATCTCTTGATGATATTAAACAATTACCATTTCTTACCAAGGAAGATCTGCGGAAAGGTTATCCTTTCGGGTTTGCCTGTGGCCATCAGAGTGAATTTGTTCGGTTTCACATGTCTTCTGGAACAACCGGTACCCCTGTTGTAAATCCATACACTCCGAAAGATATTGACCAGTGGGGAGAGATAATGGCAAGGTGCCTTGCAGCAGCAGGGATTACATTTAAAGATGTGCTTCAGATAACTCCATCTTTCGGGCTTTTTAACGGAGGATTTGGTTTTCATTACGGTGCTGAGAAAATAGGTTGTTTTGTTGTTCCTATAGGACCTGGTAGAACATTTCTTCAATTAAAATTCTTTAAGGATTTTAACACTACTGCTCTTGCAGGTATAGCATCTTATCCATTAAGGATTATAGAGGTTGCAAAAGAGGAGGGATTTGACTTTTCTGAAACCTCATTAAGGGTCGGGATTTTCGGGGCTGAAGTGTGGAGTGAAGAGATGCGTCGCTACATAGAAAAGGAGATGGGAATAGAGGCGTTTGATATTATCGGAATGACAGAAACAGGTGGAGTAGGCCTTGGTATAGAGTGCAGCTTCCATAGCGGTATTCATGTCTGGGAAGATCACTATTTTATTGAAATAATAAATCCTGAAACAGGAGAAGTTTTACCAGATGGAGAGGAAGGTGAAATGGTTGTTACCACTCTTACAAGGGAAGGTTTGCCGCTGATAAGATATAGGACGAGGGATATAACTAAAATAGTTTCAAGAGAACGTTGTGAGTGTGGAAGAACTCATATTAAAGTTGCAAGGATAAAGGGAAGAACGGATGATATGTTGAAAGTAAAAGGGGTATGTTTTTATCCGAAACAGATTGAAGAGATAGTTATGAAATATCCTGAGATACTTCCTGATTATCAGATTGTTATAGGTAAAAGTGAAGGGAAAGATTTTGTTAAAGTTGTGGTTGAAACTGAAAGAATTGACCAGTATTTGAAAAACCGCCTTGAGGAGGAGATTTACAGCACTTTGGGGCTTCATGTTGATATTGTTCTTGTTAAGAAAGGAGAGATTGAAAGGAAGCCTGGAAAAGTGGTAAGAGTGAGAAAGGAGGGAGACCTTTAA
- a CDS encoding phenylacetate--CoA ligase family protein — MSLKRKDYISREELSAIQLKRLKETVERAYYLVPFYRKKFEEANIKPSDINTLEDIKKLPFTVKQDLRDNYPFGLFAVPIEQIVRIHSSSGTTGKPTVVGYTEHDMKVWQEVMIRTYLMADVNEKDVVHNAYGYGLFTGGLGFHDAAQAIGAAVVPASGGFTKRQLMLMKDFGTTILCCTPSFALHLAEVAREEGYDLKKDFKLRAGFFGAEPASKGLKETVAKLWGIQYVEAYGLSEIIGPGVAATCKYGNLHIFEDHFYPEIIDPETGEVLPDGEEGELVLTTLTKQALPMIRYRTKDITVLRREPCPCGRTIVYMENIKGRSDDMLIVNGVNVFPSQIEHVITKIEGLTPNYIIVVDKKGVLDKLEVWIEVDEMMLTDGIGSLDNLKRKIEEDLLNYLFIKAKVKLVEPKTLERSMGKAKRIVDRRELNL, encoded by the coding sequence ATGTCTCTTAAAAGAAAAGATTACATATCACGGGAGGAACTCTCAGCAATTCAACTAAAAAGATTGAAAGAAACTGTGGAAAGGGCATATTATCTTGTCCCATTTTATAGAAAAAAGTTTGAAGAAGCCAACATAAAACCTTCAGATATAAACACCCTTGAAGACATTAAAAAACTTCCATTCACAGTAAAGCAGGACTTAAGAGACAATTATCCATTTGGGCTTTTTGCCGTTCCTATTGAACAGATAGTCAGAATCCATTCATCTTCCGGCACCACCGGAAAACCAACAGTTGTAGGCTACACCGAACACGATATGAAAGTCTGGCAGGAAGTTATGATAAGAACATACCTTATGGCTGATGTGAATGAAAAAGACGTTGTCCACAACGCTTACGGATACGGCCTTTTTACAGGAGGACTCGGCTTTCACGATGCTGCTCAGGCTATTGGAGCTGCGGTTGTTCCAGCAAGCGGAGGTTTTACCAAAAGACAGCTTATGCTCATGAAAGACTTTGGCACAACAATTCTGTGCTGCACCCCATCTTTTGCCCTTCACCTTGCAGAAGTAGCCAGAGAAGAAGGGTATGATCTTAAAAAAGACTTTAAACTCAGAGCAGGATTTTTCGGAGCAGAACCTGCATCAAAAGGATTGAAAGAAACCGTTGCAAAACTGTGGGGCATTCAGTATGTTGAAGCTTACGGCCTTTCTGAAATAATAGGACCGGGAGTTGCCGCAACCTGCAAATACGGCAATCTTCACATATTTGAGGATCACTTTTATCCCGAAATAATAGACCCTGAAACCGGAGAAGTCCTGCCTGACGGAGAAGAGGGAGAACTTGTTTTAACAACACTCACAAAACAGGCACTTCCAATGATAAGGTACAGAACAAAAGATATAACTGTTCTACGGAGAGAACCGTGTCCATGCGGAAGAACAATCGTTTATATGGAAAACATAAAAGGAAGAAGCGATGATATGCTGATCGTTAACGGTGTAAACGTTTTCCCTTCCCAGATAGAACACGTAATAACAAAGATAGAAGGGTTAACACCAAACTACATAATAGTCGTTGATAAGAAAGGGGTTCTTGATAAACTGGAAGTGTGGATTGAAGTTGATGAAATGATGCTAACAGACGGCATCGGGAGTCTTGACAACCTTAAAAGAAAGATAGAGGAAGACCTTTTAAACTATCTGTTTATAAAAGCAAAAGTAAAACTTGTAGAGCCTAAAACTCTTGAAAGAAGCATGGGCAAGGCAAAAAGAATCGTTGACAGAAGAGAACTAAATCTATAG
- a CDS encoding ACT domain-containing protein — protein MEGKYTIKQISIFLENRRGRLADVAKALAETDINIRALFLADSSEFGILRLVVDNPEKAKAVLLSEGFAANETDIFAVEVEDRPGGFYRTVSTLTEEGIDIEYTYAYAGSSSKAILFFKVKEELLNKSINILREKGIKLVEAAQIYR, from the coding sequence ATGGAAGGGAAATACACAATAAAGCAGATTTCTATATTTCTTGAAAACAGACGGGGAAGGCTTGCAGACGTAGCAAAAGCATTGGCAGAAACCGACATCAACATAAGGGCACTTTTCCTTGCCGATTCTTCTGAGTTTGGAATTCTCAGGCTTGTTGTTGACAATCCAGAAAAAGCAAAAGCTGTTCTTCTCTCAGAAGGATTTGCTGCAAACGAAACCGATATATTCGCAGTTGAGGTTGAAGATAGACCGGGAGGATTTTACAGAACAGTAAGCACCCTTACAGAAGAAGGAATTGACATTGAATACACATATGCCTATGCCGGCAGCAGCTCAAAAGCGATACTGTTTTTTAAAGTTAAGGAGGAACTGCTTAACAAATCCATAAATATTCTGCGTGAAAAAGGAATAAAGCTTGTTGAAGCTGCTCAGATATATCGCTAA
- a CDS encoding L-lactate permease, giving the protein MDFIFAISPILVVLIGMLVFSRSGVFMAVSGWLFAGVVAWLYFKTPLPVVIGASVYGVVKALGITLAVAFTMLMIFIMKETGALTEIVKTVNSITTDKVEQTLFIGMGFGSLATSLGVVTPALFPPVFVALGFSPLAAVAIAVLCYDPLTSFALLSIPITLPAKVVWGPFGIRPPGIENVDQFIWAFTQQITIFLPVISVFFAFMMLYFVGGWSAIKKNAIHALTAGLVLSLSAMFLAYTKIVPVEVIGVISGFITMVIVYLFFRKNESSKTKIDVSFLKAISPWLFLFLFSLITNYPPIKKFLANIPGKLEVIPIIANKKVDLNIFASVYFWILIALIVSLPLLNPTKEQLSRAFTTWKNRVWGPFIAYSLFFAVAFVMAWSGMEIINGKLTPGANFQHLNMDIIIGQTLASVFGKFYPLISPFLGLIGAFVGGSETASNVLFAKIQYSAIVATAGASAFLPAYGAHAVGGGIASAITPSKLTNAAALVGLKGKDESQLLKTMIIPVLAITLIVGIILQIIISTM; this is encoded by the coding sequence ATGGATTTTATCTTCGCAATTAGTCCTATCTTAGTTGTTTTAATCGGCATGCTTGTATTCTCCCGTTCAGGTGTTTTTATGGCTGTAAGTGGATGGCTGTTTGCCGGAGTAGTTGCATGGCTTTACTTTAAAACTCCTCTGCCCGTTGTAATCGGAGCAAGTGTTTACGGAGTTGTAAAAGCTCTCGGTATCACTCTTGCTGTGGCTTTTACAATGCTGATGATTTTTATAATGAAGGAAACAGGAGCACTAACAGAAATAGTAAAAACTGTAAACTCAATAACAACAGATAAAGTTGAACAGACCCTCTTTATCGGAATGGGATTTGGCTCTCTTGCCACATCCCTTGGAGTGGTTACTCCCGCACTATTTCCTCCCGTTTTTGTAGCACTTGGCTTTAGCCCTCTTGCGGCTGTAGCAATAGCCGTTCTATGTTACGACCCACTTACATCTTTTGCCCTCCTGTCAATACCGATAACACTTCCTGCAAAAGTTGTATGGGGACCTTTTGGAATTCGTCCTCCAGGAATTGAGAATGTTGACCAATTTATCTGGGCATTTACCCAGCAGATAACCATCTTCCTTCCCGTTATTTCAGTATTCTTTGCCTTTATGATGCTTTACTTTGTTGGAGGGTGGAGCGCTATAAAGAAAAATGCCATCCACGCCCTAACCGCAGGGCTTGTTTTATCTCTTTCTGCAATGTTTCTGGCATACACAAAGATTGTCCCTGTAGAAGTTATAGGTGTTATTTCTGGCTTTATAACAATGGTAATTGTTTATCTCTTCTTCAGGAAAAATGAAAGTAGCAAAACTAAAATAGATGTATCTTTTTTAAAGGCAATCTCCCCCTGGTTGTTTCTGTTTTTATTCTCCCTTATTACCAATTATCCACCGATTAAAAAGTTTTTAGCAAATATCCCAGGAAAATTGGAAGTAATTCCGATAATAGCAAATAAAAAGGTAGACCTGAACATCTTTGCAAGCGTTTACTTCTGGATACTTATAGCTCTTATAGTATCTCTACCTTTGCTTAACCCTACAAAGGAACAACTTTCCAGAGCTTTTACTACATGGAAAAACCGTGTATGGGGACCTTTTATTGCTTACTCTTTGTTTTTTGCTGTTGCATTTGTAATGGCCTGGTCTGGAATGGAAATAATAAACGGAAAACTTACACCGGGAGCTAACTTCCAGCATCTTAACATGGATATAATAATAGGACAGACTCTTGCCAGCGTGTTTGGAAAATTCTATCCACTAATTTCTCCATTTTTAGGTCTCATTGGAGCTTTTGTGGGAGGCAGTGAAACAGCATCAAACGTTCTTTTCGCAAAAATTCAATACAGTGCGATAGTTGCAACAGCAGGAGCTTCTGCTTTTCTACCTGCATACGGCGCGCACGCAGTTGGCGGTGGGATAGCAAGTGCTATCACCCCTTCTAAATTAACAAATGCAGCTGCCCTTGTAGGATTGAAAGGGAAAGATGAAAGCCAACTACTTAAAACAATGATTATCCCTGTCCTTGCAATAACCCTAATAGTTGGGATCATCCTTCAAATAATAATCTCAACTATGTGA
- a CDS encoding bis-aminopropyl spermidine synthase family protein, whose amino-acid sequence MELLEKVAREAEERTQVPAYPVSVEKVLKAVILSGDFWKIVDYSDEPLPLVAEILKILNREGIIAFEGSQILLTEKGAEFVKEANIQPPVSHRCKCCNGRGVVIDETLKDAFEKFVEIQKNRPPAIHCFDQGYVTPENSFARVALADDRGDLRGKKVCVLGDDDLMSIALALTGLPEKVTILEIDERLINFIKEVSDKYNLNIDARVHDLRKPLPKDVVGAYDTFFCDPPETVEAIKAFVGRGVATLKAERCAGYFGVTRRESSLDKWRKIQKVLLDMGLVITDLLHNFNEYVNWDYYEEMRGWQLTPVKEPPKEIWYKSTQFRVETVKGFKGFNEPIVGDIYNDAESSTT is encoded by the coding sequence ATGGAACTTCTTGAGAAAGTTGCCCGTGAAGCTGAAGAGAGAACGCAGGTGCCGGCTTATCCTGTTTCTGTGGAGAAGGTTTTAAAGGCTGTTATATTGTCCGGAGATTTCTGGAAGATAGTTGATTACTCTGACGAACCTCTTCCTCTTGTTGCAGAGATTTTGAAGATTTTAAACAGGGAAGGAATTATTGCTTTTGAGGGGAGTCAAATCCTTCTTACAGAGAAAGGAGCGGAATTTGTAAAGGAAGCAAACATTCAGCCTCCTGTTTCCCACAGGTGTAAATGTTGCAACGGCAGAGGGGTTGTTATTGACGAAACTTTAAAAGATGCGTTTGAAAAGTTTGTTGAAATTCAGAAAAATAGACCCCCAGCTATTCACTGTTTTGATCAGGGATATGTTACTCCAGAAAACTCTTTTGCAAGAGTTGCTCTTGCAGACGATAGGGGAGATTTAAGAGGTAAAAAGGTTTGTGTTCTTGGAGATGATGACCTTATGAGCATAGCACTTGCTCTTACAGGTTTGCCTGAAAAAGTAACAATTCTTGAGATAGATGAAAGGCTTATAAATTTCATAAAAGAAGTATCTGATAAATATAATCTAAACATTGATGCAAGGGTTCACGATTTGAGAAAGCCGCTTCCAAAAGATGTTGTCGGAGCTTACGATACATTTTTCTGTGATCCACCAGAAACAGTTGAAGCAATAAAAGCTTTTGTTGGAAGAGGAGTTGCTACTTTAAAGGCAGAAAGGTGTGCCGGTTATTTTGGTGTGACAAGAAGGGAGTCATCTCTTGATAAGTGGAGAAAGATTCAAAAGGTTCTTCTTGATATGGGACTTGTTATAACAGACCTTCTCCACAACTTTAACGAATATGTAAATTGGGACTACTATGAAGAGATGAGAGGATGGCAGCTTACTCCTGTGAAAGAACCACCAAAAGAGATCTGGTATAAGTCAACTCAATTTAGAGTTGAAACTGTAAAAGGATTTAAGGGATTCAATGAACCGATAGTTGGCGATATTTACAATGATGCGGAAAGTTCAACTACTTAA
- the speE gene encoding polyamine aminopropyltransferase — MLRFTEMMNGAGLTVDVNSSIKYKTPFQEILLLETEAFGKMLVLDGAVQTTEKDEFIYHEMIVHVPLFTLGRDVEKVLVIGGGDGGTVREALKHNPSKVDMVEIDREVVELCKKEFPEIASGLDDERVSIFFEDGREFIKGKKGEYDAVIIDCSDPVGPSAVLFSEEFYKDVKNALKSDGVVVTQSESPFAQFDAFKVVISNLKKVFSVVRPYLAFIPTYPSGMWSFTFASDSKDPLSVSPQELAERLSSFEKNKGRLKYYNLEIHYGAFAIPNFVIDKLNK, encoded by the coding sequence ATGTTAAGGTTTACTGAGATGATGAATGGAGCTGGACTGACTGTAGATGTTAACAGTTCCATAAAGTATAAAACACCGTTTCAGGAGATACTTCTTCTTGAAACGGAAGCTTTCGGCAAAATGCTTGTTCTTGATGGTGCTGTTCAGACGACCGAGAAAGATGAGTTTATCTATCATGAGATGATTGTTCATGTTCCTCTTTTTACCTTGGGGAGAGATGTGGAGAAAGTTCTTGTAATTGGTGGTGGTGATGGAGGAACTGTAAGGGAAGCTTTAAAACATAATCCTTCTAAAGTTGATATGGTTGAGATAGACAGGGAAGTTGTAGAGCTTTGTAAAAAAGAGTTTCCAGAGATAGCTTCTGGTCTTGATGATGAGAGGGTGAGTATCTTTTTTGAGGATGGGAGAGAGTTTATCAAAGGAAAAAAAGGTGAGTATGACGCTGTTATTATTGATTGTTCTGATCCTGTAGGGCCGTCAGCTGTTCTTTTTTCTGAAGAATTCTACAAAGATGTTAAGAATGCTTTAAAAAGTGATGGTGTTGTTGTAACTCAGTCTGAGTCTCCTTTTGCTCAGTTTGATGCGTTTAAAGTGGTTATTTCAAACCTTAAAAAGGTGTTTTCTGTTGTTAGGCCTTATCTTGCTTTTATTCCAACCTATCCTTCTGGAATGTGGAGCTTTACTTTTGCTTCAGATAGTAAAGATCCCCTATCCGTTTCTCCCCAGGAGCTTGCGGAAAGACTTTCCTCTTTTGAAAAAAATAAAGGAAGACTTAAGTATTATAATCTTGAAATTCACTACGGAGCTTTTGCAATTCCAAACTTTGTAATTGATAAACTTAACAAATAA